In the Leptospira limi genome, one interval contains:
- a CDS encoding adenylate/guanylate cyclase domain-containing protein, whose translation MIDLNTIIQKYPWEDSWKSKGKPIDCLWEFDLSVTREEIWPFLIDTSSFNKRIGLPKFQYVEKDGKLIGKTKQAGFHLEWEEVPWEWEYLKELGNARIYSRGFAHYIRTKIIVEPLGESRSKVYVYLGAIPRNFFTRKILNIALPRLKDSFQNGFHQIESEIKRGKPKFNLNSSKESTFIPDAQWIHQEKLDKQIPVLIQKGISKDTITKVFEWIKLSSDNDLDRIRIKHVSRILDLDPDEILYLFLQGCRLGIFTLSWDIVCPHCRGVRTSLTKLGDMPEKDQCDVCEIDFDTTGVNSIEVTFHIHPSVRIVEKQIYCAAEPATKQHILLTKRIGARKSFSANLLIGSGVYRLRKKGEKKYKLVDSKQSYHQTDILWLPETNEEEIKVSPKPNLVFENESEHDVTIILEERSEDQFSLRPTEIFDYQEFRDLFSEEAIATNLQLDIGIKTILFTDIVGSTKFYETEGDHGAFLQVREHFIKTNQIIQNFRGVVVKTIGDAVMASFSSPLQALKAAKEMQEWFHPENKHTPVRIRISIHTGNCLAVNLNSNIDYFGNTVNYTAKLQSVANSGEISFSETIFRDKEIRDYLRQGEIKLKKVEFPLPWANRTDFVYVWKV comes from the coding sequence ATGATTGATTTAAATACCATCATTCAAAAATACCCATGGGAAGATTCGTGGAAATCAAAAGGGAAACCGATTGATTGTCTCTGGGAATTTGATTTGTCCGTCACACGCGAAGAAATTTGGCCATTTCTCATTGATACCTCTTCTTTTAACAAACGTATAGGTCTCCCAAAATTCCAATACGTAGAAAAGGATGGTAAACTCATAGGTAAAACGAAACAAGCCGGTTTTCATCTTGAATGGGAAGAAGTTCCTTGGGAATGGGAATACCTAAAAGAATTAGGAAATGCTAGAATTTATTCACGAGGTTTTGCCCATTACATTCGAACTAAAATCATAGTCGAACCGTTAGGTGAATCGCGTTCCAAAGTTTATGTTTATTTAGGTGCTATACCAAGAAATTTTTTCACTCGAAAAATTTTGAACATAGCTCTCCCAAGACTTAAGGATTCCTTCCAAAACGGATTCCACCAAATTGAAAGTGAAATCAAACGTGGAAAACCAAAATTCAATCTGAATTCATCAAAGGAATCAACATTCATTCCGGATGCCCAATGGATTCACCAAGAAAAATTAGATAAACAAATTCCTGTTTTAATCCAAAAAGGAATTTCTAAGGATACAATCACCAAGGTATTTGAATGGATTAAATTATCATCTGATAATGATCTTGATCGAATCCGGATCAAACATGTAAGCCGTATCCTTGACCTCGATCCAGATGAAATCCTTTATTTATTTTTGCAAGGATGCCGGCTTGGTATTTTTACTTTAAGTTGGGATATTGTTTGTCCCCACTGCAGAGGTGTTAGAACTTCACTCACTAAATTGGGCGATATGCCAGAAAAAGACCAATGTGACGTTTGTGAAATTGATTTTGACACGACAGGAGTCAACTCGATAGAAGTTACCTTTCATATCCATCCAAGTGTACGTATTGTAGAAAAACAAATTTATTGTGCAGCAGAACCAGCAACCAAACAACATATTTTACTGACTAAAAGAATTGGAGCAAGGAAATCATTTTCAGCTAATTTACTCATTGGTTCCGGTGTGTATCGTTTACGAAAAAAAGGTGAAAAAAAATACAAACTTGTAGATTCCAAACAATCCTACCACCAAACAGATATACTATGGTTACCTGAAACAAATGAAGAAGAAATCAAAGTAAGTCCGAAACCAAACTTAGTGTTTGAAAATGAATCCGAACATGATGTTACCATTATTTTAGAAGAAAGAAGTGAAGACCAATTTAGCTTACGACCAACCGAAATATTTGATTACCAAGAATTTCGCGATTTATTTTCAGAAGAAGCAATCGCCACCAATCTACAGTTAGATATTGGTATCAAAACCATTTTGTTTACCGATATCGTTGGCTCGACTAAGTTCTATGAAACCGAAGGTGATCACGGCGCATTTTTGCAGGTTCGGGAACATTTTATCAAAACAAACCAAATCATTCAAAATTTCAGAGGTGTCGTTGTAAAAACGATTGGTGATGCAGTGATGGCAAGTTTTTCATCACCTCTCCAAGCATTAAAGGCAGCAAAGGAAATGCAAGAATGGTTCCATCCAGAAAACAAACATACGCCTGTTCGCATTCGGATTTCCATACATACTGGAAATTGTTTGGCTGTAAATTTAAATAGCAATATTGATTACTTCGGCAACACGGTGAATTACACCGCAAAACTGCAGTCAGTTGCAAATTCAGGCGAAATATCATTCAGCGAAACCATTTTTAGGGACAAAGAAATTCGGGACTACTTACGCCAAGGAGAAATCAAACTAAAGAAAGTGGAATTCCCACTTCCCTGGGCCAATCGTACTGACTTTGTCTATGTCTGGAAAGTGTGA
- a CDS encoding glycoside hydrolase family 5 protein, giving the protein MTLKKLSPQGEWFVDEFGRKVILRGVNLGGDTKVPYPNGGTQFPTDFSDHEEVSFIGRPFPLNEADTHFTRLKLWGFNALRLLTTWEAVEHKGPNQYDEAYLDYFTEIVRLAGEYGFYVFIDFHQDVWSRMTGGDGAPGWIFEKIGIDYKKLSEADTAIVMQRAYDYSNPGIRQENNYPTMCWSQNYRYAGNGILWTLFFGGRDFAPNFLIDGKNVQDYLQDHYLGCMIQIAERIKQFDFVLGFDSLNEPGKGFIGRAMNDRGLINKEEDPSKPGLAWSPIDALFSSHGHSIDLPYLTLKVWKGGFVPTKTVTVNQNQTSIWLPESPGDPFQLEGAYTITKDGTPFIEKNDFFQKVNGKEIDFDRDYLIPFMRSVGKTIQAIRSDWMVFIEREASDAFTHPHLNGEVPKLSVNAAHWYDILTLLFKTFLYPIAIDTLTKRPVFWKSGIEAMYIRQLTRIKNTADSVPGKIPSLVGEFGIPFDLQGGKAYKEWKKGNHSPKIWKRHVMALDAMYNAMDKLFLSNTLWNYTASNQNDLMVGDGWNQEDLSIFSLDQIIPGSDPDVYGGGGRAIEGFCRPYAARIQGTPTKMEYKLDAREFILEWDSDVSIKNPTLIKIPRFVYPNGVHLVLSNAEKISETNGELTVKGNGGKSSVTIRPL; this is encoded by the coding sequence ATGACATTAAAAAAATTATCTCCCCAAGGTGAATGGTTTGTTGATGAATTTGGAAGAAAAGTAATCCTTCGGGGTGTAAACTTAGGTGGCGATACAAAAGTTCCTTACCCAAATGGAGGAACTCAATTTCCAACCGATTTTTCAGATCACGAGGAGGTGAGTTTTATAGGACGACCTTTTCCTTTAAATGAAGCCGATACCCATTTTACCAGATTAAAACTTTGGGGATTTAATGCCTTACGTTTGTTAACCACATGGGAAGCAGTGGAACACAAAGGTCCAAACCAATATGATGAAGCTTACTTAGATTATTTTACAGAAATTGTTCGTTTAGCTGGTGAATACGGATTTTATGTTTTTATCGATTTTCACCAAGATGTTTGGTCAAGAATGACTGGTGGAGATGGTGCTCCCGGTTGGATCTTTGAAAAGATAGGAATCGATTACAAAAAACTATCGGAAGCAGATACGGCAATTGTAATGCAACGTGCGTATGATTATTCCAATCCAGGCATTCGGCAAGAAAACAATTATCCTACGATGTGTTGGTCACAAAATTACCGTTATGCTGGCAATGGAATTTTGTGGACTTTATTTTTTGGAGGCAGGGACTTTGCTCCCAATTTCCTCATTGATGGGAAAAATGTCCAAGATTACTTACAAGACCACTACCTTGGTTGTATGATTCAAATCGCTGAACGAATCAAACAATTTGATTTTGTATTGGGTTTTGATTCTTTAAACGAACCAGGCAAGGGATTTATTGGTCGTGCCATGAATGATCGTGGACTTATCAATAAAGAAGAAGACCCATCCAAACCTGGACTTGCTTGGTCCCCGATTGATGCATTATTCTCTTCCCATGGCCATTCCATTGACTTACCTTACCTGACTCTTAAAGTTTGGAAAGGTGGTTTTGTTCCTACAAAAACAGTTACGGTTAACCAAAACCAAACTTCGATTTGGTTACCTGAATCACCAGGGGATCCTTTTCAATTAGAAGGAGCTTATACCATCACTAAAGATGGAACTCCTTTTATCGAAAAAAATGATTTTTTCCAAAAGGTGAATGGGAAAGAAATTGATTTTGATAGAGACTATCTGATTCCATTTATGCGATCTGTTGGGAAAACTATCCAAGCCATTCGGAGTGATTGGATGGTTTTCATTGAAAGAGAAGCTTCCGACGCATTCACTCACCCCCACTTAAATGGAGAAGTTCCAAAACTTTCAGTGAACGCTGCACATTGGTATGATATCCTAACCCTTTTATTCAAAACGTTTTTGTATCCGATCGCAATTGATACACTTACCAAACGACCCGTATTTTGGAAGTCAGGGATAGAGGCAATGTATATACGCCAACTAACAAGAATTAAAAATACAGCCGATTCAGTTCCAGGTAAAATTCCAAGTCTTGTAGGCGAATTTGGAATCCCATTTGATTTGCAAGGGGGGAAAGCATACAAGGAATGGAAAAAAGGCAATCATTCTCCTAAAATCTGGAAACGCCATGTCATGGCATTGGATGCAATGTACAATGCCATGGACAAACTATTTTTATCAAACACACTCTGGAACTATACCGCTTCCAATCAGAATGATTTGATGGTAGGTGATGGTTGGAACCAAGAAGACCTAAGTATCTTCTCCCTTGACCAGATCATCCCTGGCTCAGACCCAGATGTCTATGGTGGAGGTGGAAGGGCTATTGAAGGATTTTGTCGACCTTATGCTGCCAGAATCCAAGGGACTCCAACCAAAATGGAATACAAATTAGATGCAAGAGAATTCATTTTGGAATGGGATTCAGATGTTTCCATAAAAAATCCAACTTTGATCAAAATACCTAGATTCGTTTACCCAAATGGCGTACACCTTGTACTTTCCAATGCGGAAAAAATTTCCGAAACAAATGGAGAATTAACAGTCAAAGGAAATGGAGGGAAATCCTCGGTTACGATTAGGCCATTATGA
- a CDS encoding O-antigen ligase family protein, with protein MIYRLYRSFLALSIISCALSVSLSQLFLLLSFVFFLFLEEKPKLSSQIVKILFIFYLWQIVTVLYHFAGDGFDVNSIKHAFRDEMKDIFLVTAFVSVQGIKKEDRTYLYKSFFIFSILIVVSGFISIFSMTRLSRLISDLYKTSSSWPYQHHYGNIGKLNIYLPIGLMNTHLTFGGLLAFIFPGFVFRLYDSWYNKSSKTKITIDAVLLLLVSIVFLFNNARSSLFGALVSVLFGIYILIFIDKDISKKVIKRTSFAIFAFLILLFIGYLSTNAVKRVVDPLFGGEKHTDSGRTFIWDSTFPLIEANPVFGIGSGNYQKEIEVSRKSKEKENRELAFFYEVTQRGHAHNDYFHLTAVFGFPQTVFYLFLFGSILYTLLNQNIPKQIRFMTYGLVGFFFSGLLQCYFQDDEVLIVFYFLLGYLNIYAEEKLNLLQSKGNEESRTNT; from the coding sequence ATGATTTACCGACTCTATCGTTCGTTTCTTGCCCTGTCCATCATTTCCTGTGCCCTTTCTGTTTCTCTTAGCCAACTTTTCTTATTGTTATCTTTTGTTTTTTTCCTTTTCCTCGAGGAAAAACCCAAACTCTCAAGCCAAATAGTCAAAATTCTTTTTATTTTTTACCTCTGGCAAATTGTAACTGTTTTGTATCATTTCGCTGGTGATGGTTTTGATGTCAACTCCATCAAACACGCATTCCGCGACGAAATGAAAGATATCTTTTTAGTAACTGCTTTTGTATCAGTGCAAGGAATCAAAAAAGAAGATAGGACTTATTTGTATAAATCGTTCTTTATCTTTTCTATTCTAATTGTTGTCTCTGGATTTATTTCTATCTTTTCGATGACTCGTTTATCTAGGCTTATCTCCGATTTGTATAAAACATCTAGTTCTTGGCCTTACCAACACCATTACGGTAACATTGGAAAACTAAATATTTATCTTCCTATTGGACTCATGAATACCCATTTGACTTTTGGTGGACTACTTGCATTTATTTTCCCAGGTTTTGTATTTCGTTTATACGATTCTTGGTATAATAAATCATCAAAAACCAAAATCACAATCGATGCGGTATTACTTCTTCTTGTCTCCATTGTATTTTTATTTAATAATGCAAGGTCTTCTTTATTCGGTGCACTCGTAAGTGTATTGTTTGGAATCTATATCCTTATTTTTATCGACAAAGACATTTCCAAAAAAGTAATCAAACGAACCAGTTTCGCCATTTTTGCTTTTTTGATTCTCCTTTTTATCGGATACCTAAGCACAAATGCGGTCAAACGAGTCGTCGACCCATTGTTTGGCGGAGAAAAACATACGGATTCAGGTAGAACATTTATTTGGGATTCAACGTTTCCACTGATTGAGGCAAATCCTGTTTTTGGGATTGGTTCAGGAAATTACCAAAAGGAAATCGAAGTTTCTAGAAAATCGAAAGAAAAAGAAAACCGAGAACTCGCTTTTTTTTATGAAGTAACACAAAGAGGCCATGCGCATAACGATTACTTTCATTTAACAGCTGTATTTGGATTCCCACAGACCGTATTTTATTTATTTTTGTTTGGTAGCATTTTATACACTCTTCTAAACCAAAACATACCAAAACAAATTCGATTTATGACCTATGGTCTTGTTGGATTTTTCTTTTCAGGTTTATTACAATGTTACTTCCAAGACGATGAAGTTCTGATTGTATTTTATTTTTTACTAGGATATCTAAACATATACGCAGAAGAAAAATTGAATTTATTACAATCTAAAGGAAACGAAGAAAGTAGGACCAATACATGA
- a CDS encoding glycosyltransferase: protein MRVLYFSDTFLPKTDGVAVSIKNFSELLALRGHQFCICAPKYGDGDFDRMTDNIQVIRFRSGYLPSYPDIKVVLPSPGKIKRIIEDFKPDLIHIHTPGLLGLYAVNAAERFGVPTIGTYHTLMAEQEMYVSFYRLFKLDKLFFKANKFKKKLNVEELDKIVKFDNFNIRKKIILKICNDIYNRCDVVISPSHLIKEQLIEYGITRPITVVSNGMDLKRFQGKPKEYLSGEAPKFLHVGRISYEKNCDIVINAFKLIHEQFPKATLTIIGEGPAIPSLQRQAEHLGIDHSVEFKGFIPNAVLHEVYPQYDVFLTASTMETQGLVVLEAIACGLPAVGVDAFALPELIRHGENGFIAKSFDAKGIAQGALEIVRNPSLYSKFSKHSIHVASGHEMEKCVDAMEEVYGKVIEAMKGKVKKTTIFDLFFDFMQ, encoded by the coding sequence TTGCGAGTTTTATATTTTTCCGACACTTTTTTGCCAAAAACCGATGGGGTTGCTGTTTCCATTAAGAATTTTTCAGAGCTTTTGGCTCTCAGAGGCCACCAATTTTGCATTTGTGCTCCCAAGTATGGGGATGGGGACTTTGATCGGATGACTGACAATATCCAAGTGATTCGATTTCGATCGGGGTATTTGCCAAGTTACCCAGATATTAAGGTGGTTTTACCTTCTCCTGGAAAAATCAAAAGGATCATTGAAGATTTTAAACCCGATCTCATCCATATTCATACACCGGGACTTCTCGGTCTTTATGCGGTGAATGCAGCGGAACGATTTGGGGTTCCTACTATTGGAACCTATCACACACTGATGGCAGAACAGGAGATGTATGTTTCTTTTTACCGACTCTTCAAACTTGACAAATTATTTTTTAAAGCCAACAAATTTAAAAAAAAGTTAAACGTAGAAGAGTTGGATAAAATTGTAAAATTTGATAATTTCAACATTCGAAAAAAAATTATTCTAAAAATTTGTAATGATATCTATAATCGATGTGATGTGGTCATCTCACCTAGTCATTTGATCAAAGAACAGTTGATTGAATATGGCATCACTCGCCCGATCACAGTTGTTTCCAATGGAATGGACTTAAAACGATTCCAAGGAAAACCAAAAGAATATTTGAGTGGTGAAGCACCGAAGTTTTTGCATGTAGGACGAATTTCGTATGAAAAAAATTGTGATATCGTCATCAATGCATTCAAACTCATTCATGAACAATTTCCTAAAGCTACATTAACCATCATTGGAGAAGGACCAGCCATACCATCCTTACAACGCCAAGCAGAACACCTCGGCATTGATCATTCTGTTGAATTCAAGGGATTTATTCCGAATGCAGTTTTACACGAAGTATACCCACAGTATGATGTGTTTTTAACTGCTTCCACTATGGAAACACAAGGTTTGGTTGTATTGGAAGCGATTGCATGCGGTCTTCCTGCTGTTGGTGTTGATGCATTTGCACTTCCTGAACTCATCCGCCACGGTGAAAATGGTTTCATCGCAAAATCATTTGATGCAAAAGGAATTGCACAAGGTGCACTTGAGATCGTTCGCAATCCAAGTTTGTATTCAAAGTTTTCCAAACATTCCATTCACGTTGCTTCTGGGCATGAAATGGAAAAATGTGTGGATGCAATGGAAGAAGTGTATGGAAAAGTCATTGAAGCAATGAAAGGTAAAGTGAAAAAGACTACGATTTTCGATTTGTTTTTTGATTTTATGCAATAA
- a CDS encoding glycosyltransferase family 9 protein, with product MTNLLVLRFSAMGDVALMTPALIAIAAKYSNIQLTVVTRGNFAPFFYNIPNLNVLGINLKKYKGILGLWRMYRDIDKLGPFGSVIDLHGSLRSRLIAFFFRLKGVPYSKIIKGRREKLAQTRRYNKKLNQLPHTVERYLNVFRKSGFDAPIRKGPWLNVDGESKIFAKDYFKSIGIDKKDGQWFGFAPFAGHALKEWSFEKCKRLVEVLVSEFPDCHVFLFGGRDEAKELEILKNNLTQVHIVQGGHLGIRGELGIMDRLDVMIGMDSSNVHIAALLKKPVIGIYGTTHPLSGFGPFAQEDSGVLQVDLPCRPCSIYGNTKCWRGDHACMELIDPLDVVRRIRLIQNVNTLW from the coding sequence ATGACAAACCTTCTTGTACTTCGGTTTTCAGCGATGGGAGATGTTGCTTTAATGACACCAGCTCTCATTGCAATCGCCGCAAAATACTCCAACATTCAATTAACAGTTGTTACAAGAGGAAACTTCGCACCATTTTTTTACAATATCCCCAACCTAAATGTTTTAGGTATCAATCTAAAAAAATACAAAGGAATCCTCGGTTTATGGAGGATGTACAGAGACATAGATAAACTCGGTCCTTTTGGTTCTGTAATTGACCTTCATGGTTCTTTACGTTCCAGACTCATTGCCTTTTTTTTCCGATTAAAAGGTGTGCCTTATTCTAAGATCATCAAAGGTCGTAGAGAAAAATTAGCACAAACAAGACGTTATAATAAAAAATTAAACCAACTCCCCCATACAGTGGAACGTTACTTAAATGTATTTCGAAAATCAGGATTTGATGCACCAATTCGAAAAGGTCCATGGTTAAATGTAGATGGTGAATCCAAAATATTCGCCAAAGATTATTTTAAATCCATTGGCATCGATAAAAAAGATGGGCAGTGGTTTGGATTTGCACCTTTTGCTGGACACGCACTAAAAGAGTGGAGTTTTGAGAAATGCAAACGCCTTGTGGAAGTTTTGGTTTCTGAATTTCCAGATTGCCATGTATTTTTATTCGGTGGTCGCGATGAAGCCAAGGAATTGGAAATCTTAAAAAACAACCTAACACAAGTTCATATCGTGCAAGGTGGTCATTTAGGGATTCGCGGGGAACTTGGGATTATGGACCGTCTAGATGTAATGATTGGAATGGACAGTTCTAACGTACACATTGCAGCCTTATTAAAAAAACCAGTCATTGGTATTTACGGAACCACTCATCCGTTATCTGGATTTGGACCATTTGCACAAGAAGATTCAGGAGTCTTACAAGTTGACTTACCATGTAGGCCATGTTCCATTTATGGGAATACAAAATGTTGGCGGGGTGATCACGCATGTATGGAACTCATCGATCCATTGGACGTTGTGAGAAGGATTCGCCTCATCCAAAATGTAAACACTCTCTGGTAA
- a CDS encoding DUF4254 domain-containing protein has product MKALEAIKAVSIFQESVLDWHKKEAPHPNPYPEGTLEFTLYQKNHIDTIQWHIEDEIRRPDIALEDVVALKRKIDKLNQDRTDMVERLDDFVIEMFHTVRPKPDARLNSESPAWLLDRMSILELKIYHMEEQVNRKDSSATKEHIEKCQAKLTVLLDQREDLKQCLEELFDDYAKGIKRVKVYRQMKMYNDQNLNPSLYKNQK; this is encoded by the coding sequence ATGAAAGCATTGGAAGCCATAAAAGCCGTCTCTATTTTCCAAGAATCTGTTTTGGATTGGCATAAAAAAGAAGCCCCCCATCCCAATCCCTATCCTGAGGGAACTTTAGAGTTCACACTATACCAAAAAAACCACATCGATACCATCCAATGGCACATCGAAGATGAAATCCGTAGGCCAGACATTGCTTTAGAAGACGTTGTGGCTCTCAAACGGAAAATCGACAAACTAAACCAAGACCGAACTGATATGGTAGAAAGGTTGGATGATTTTGTCATCGAGATGTTTCACACGGTGAGACCAAAACCAGATGCAAGACTCAATTCCGAATCCCCTGCTTGGTTACTCGATCGAATGAGTATCCTAGAATTAAAAATTTACCATATGGAAGAACAGGTAAATCGGAAAGATTCATCTGCCACCAAAGAACACATTGAAAAATGCCAAGCTAAGTTAACTGTATTACTCGACCAAAGAGAAGACTTAAAACAATGTTTAGAGGAATTGTTTGATGATTATGCCAAAGGGATCAAACGAGTCAAAGTATACCGACAAATGAAGATGTATAATGACCAAAATCTAAATCCATCTTTATATAAGAATCAAAAATGA
- a CDS encoding NRDE family protein, with protein sequence MCLVGIAYGIHPDFPLVVASNRDEFFERPTEGLHVWKTEPTIIAGKDLKAGGTWLGGNKDGKVAFLTNVRNFRKPHHPNPKSRGELVIRFLESRDSVSSSLYANEVKANQNQYEGFNLFLFDGKEAFALGGDPFTTQKVEFGFHAVSNASWDTHWPKTEKLLSQMKPLVTRWQEKNISKSEIEWELFRSLNDAELVREDESLPDTGIGLERERGLSSVRIKTPQYGTRASTLVFYGKESVEIVERTFSDPLSDGYTERRNVLVR encoded by the coding sequence ATGTGTTTAGTTGGTATTGCCTATGGCATCCACCCAGATTTTCCTTTGGTAGTTGCCTCCAACCGTGATGAATTTTTTGAACGTCCCACCGAGGGGTTACATGTTTGGAAAACCGAACCCACCATCATTGCCGGTAAAGATCTAAAAGCGGGTGGGACTTGGCTTGGTGGGAACAAAGATGGGAAAGTTGCTTTCCTCACAAATGTTCGTAATTTCCGAAAACCCCACCATCCCAACCCAAAATCCAGAGGGGAACTTGTGATTCGTTTTTTAGAATCAAGAGACTCTGTATCTTCATCCCTTTATGCAAACGAAGTGAAGGCCAACCAGAACCAGTATGAAGGATTCAATTTATTTCTCTTTGATGGGAAGGAGGCGTTCGCGCTCGGTGGAGATCCATTTACCACCCAAAAAGTGGAGTTTGGGTTTCATGCGGTGAGTAATGCCAGTTGGGATACCCATTGGCCAAAAACAGAAAAACTTTTGTCCCAAATGAAACCATTGGTAACGAGATGGCAGGAGAAAAATATTTCCAAATCCGAAATCGAATGGGAACTTTTTCGTTCGTTAAATGATGCAGAACTTGTCAGAGAGGACGAGTCCTTACCAGATACAGGGATTGGGCTCGAACGGGAAAGGGGTCTTTCCTCTGTTCGCATCAAAACTCCTCAATATGGAACAAGAGCTTCCACTTTAGTATTTTATGGAAAAGAATCTGTCGAGATTGTTGAGAGAACGTTCTCCGATCCGTTATCCGATGGATATACGGAACGGAGAAATGTTTTGGTTAGGTAG
- the glyA gene encoding serine hydroxymethyltransferase has translation MSYLQKQDPEVYAALKKEDERQEHSLEMIASENFVSRPVLEAYHSTLTNKYAEGYPGKRYYNGCENADKVEELAIERAKKMFGAEYANVQPHSGAQANMAVFLATLEPGDSFLGMNLAHGGHLTHGSAVNISGKYFKPIPYGVDEKTETINYDEVAKLAKEHKPKLIVVGASAYPRIIDFNKFREIANDIGAKIMADIAHISGLVVAGEHPSPIGVCDFVTTTTHKTLRGPRGGLILSSSENEKVLNSRVFPGIQGGPLMHVIAAKAVAFGEALQPEFKTYIKQVVKNAKVLAEVFQKRGFRVVSGGTDNHIVLLDVSVKGLTGKDAADGLDHIGVTVNKNAIPFDKNPPAVASGIRLGTPALTTRGLKEKEIEAVGNLICDYLDHFGDATWESKVKAAVKEITDAFPMKHFRLED, from the coding sequence ATGAGTTATTTACAAAAACAAGACCCTGAAGTTTATGCTGCCCTAAAAAAAGAAGACGAAAGACAAGAACATTCCCTCGAAATGATTGCGAGTGAAAACTTTGTTTCTCGCCCTGTTCTCGAAGCTTACCACTCTACACTGACCAATAAATATGCGGAAGGTTATCCTGGAAAACGATACTACAATGGCTGTGAAAATGCTGATAAAGTAGAAGAACTCGCTATTGAAAGAGCCAAAAAAATGTTTGGTGCCGAATATGCAAATGTACAACCACATAGCGGTGCTCAGGCGAATATGGCGGTATTTCTTGCCACTCTAGAACCGGGTGATAGTTTCCTTGGAATGAATTTGGCACACGGTGGCCACCTAACACATGGTAGTGCAGTCAACATCAGTGGTAAATATTTTAAACCAATCCCTTACGGTGTGGATGAAAAAACAGAAACTATCAACTACGATGAAGTGGCAAAACTAGCAAAAGAACACAAACCAAAACTCATCGTTGTTGGTGCATCTGCTTACCCTCGCATTATCGATTTTAACAAATTCAGAGAAATTGCAAATGACATTGGTGCCAAAATCATGGCAGACATTGCACATATCTCTGGTTTGGTGGTAGCTGGTGAACACCCAAGTCCTATTGGTGTTTGTGATTTTGTAACTACTACAACTCATAAAACATTACGTGGACCTCGTGGTGGTCTCATTTTGTCTTCTTCTGAAAACGAAAAAGTTCTCAATTCTCGAGTGTTCCCGGGAATCCAAGGTGGACCTCTCATGCACGTGATTGCTGCGAAAGCAGTAGCCTTTGGAGAAGCACTCCAACCAGAATTCAAAACCTACATCAAACAAGTTGTGAAAAACGCGAAAGTCCTTGCAGAAGTTTTCCAAAAACGAGGGTTTCGTGTGGTATCAGGTGGAACAGACAACCATATTGTTTTACTAGATGTGTCTGTAAAAGGTCTCACAGGAAAAGATGCAGCGGATGGACTTGATCATATCGGTGTGACTGTGAACAAAAACGCAATCCCATTTGATAAAAACCCTCCTGCTGTTGCTTCAGGGATCCGACTCGGAACTCCCGCTCTCACCACAAGAGGCCTCAAAGAAAAAGAAATCGAAGCCGTTGGCAATTTGATTTGTGATTACTTAGATCATTTTGGTGATGCGACTTGGGAATCAAAGGTAAAAGCAGCTGTCAAAGAAATCACAGATGCTTTCCCTATGAAACATTTCCGATTGGAAGACTAA